Sequence from the Rhea pennata isolate bPtePen1 unplaced genomic scaffold, bPtePen1.pri scaffold_32, whole genome shotgun sequence genome:
GGTGTCAGCTCCACATCAGCTGCTGGTTAGGCCAGCAATGGCACAAGGAAATGGAGGCCAGTCACTCCCTGTCTCCACTGCTCCCATGACCAGGAGATCCTTAACCCTGGCGGTCTCCAGCCCCTCTGGCCAGTCCCTCTCCCCAGGACAGCACGAGAGTCCTGACCCCAGCGTGCCTCAAGCAGCTCCAAGTGACAGAGCAGCCTGCCTCAAGCCGACAAACATAGAAACAGGTCTTCATTTATTCCTCCCCACAAGCACACCCTTGTTCCTTTGGTCTTCTCTGGAGGTGTCTCTGCTTCCCAGAGTGCCTTTCCCCAGGTGAGTGTGTCTGAGCCAGCCAGGCTATCCATTCCTGTATCAATTCCCTGGGCTCCACACAGCTCCCTGGTCTGGCAAACAGGCTGTGGTCTCCCTGGGTGACTCTGCACTGGAGATGCTGGTCAGGGCAGAGCCAGCTGGACCAGCAACACTGCACCTGACAACCTCCTGCCCTCACCAGAGTCTGTGGCTGCGGAGCATGGATGGAGCAATCACAGGGCATTTCACATTGCTCAGCATGTGTTCAGAGGTGTCACTAGACCCAGACCACTCCCTCTCCTCATACCAAAGAGCTCTGATTCGGTGCAATCCTTGGTTTGGCCCTTTACCTGTGAGTGACTCTACTTGGCTTTAGGAGTCCTCACTCACTGCACATCCCAGGCACAAGCTGCCCCTGCAGATGCCCTGTGCTCTCTGGGTGGCTCCATATTCCCTTCCAGAAGGATGGACATCTCTCACCAGCCCTCTAATATGTGTGACAGACCCCAGCAGACACCCGTTGACCACTCACCCTGTACAGGGACTCTGGGCACTCAAAAGTGAAGGCTAAATCCTCTCCACATTCCCTCACACTTCACCCAAAACAGCTGAAACACCTTAGCCCACGGAAATCCCAGGCATGGCAAGAGGGCCTTTTTGGTGCAATTCCCTGAGGACATTCTTGGCATCAGCTGTGGAAGAAGAGCCCAGCCTTCAGGCACAGCAGTAAggagatccccttttattacagagatgctACTTGGGAGGCCAGGTCTGGCACAGTGACAGGAAGATTTACAGAAGGCCTTTGGGTCACACAGTGTGGATTTCTGCCTCTGGAAAAATGGGAGGAATTCAACCATTTGTACACCTACATGATTATCAGGTAGAACTCCCACAGCACAAGAGTTGCCTGAGACAGACTGTAAGTGGCttgtgaggagagatgggcagctcattgctgctgaacTAGTAGCAGCGGAAACAgtttcctcactgcctcctggagttccttgttcctcatgctgtagatgagggggttcatGGTTTGAGGTACCACAGAGTACAGAACAGTCACCACCAcatccagagctggggaggagataGAAGgtggcttcaggtaggcaaacaAGCCAGTGCTGACCAACAGGGAGACCACtgccaggtgagggaggcacatggaaaaggctttgtgccggCCATGCTCAGCGGGGATCCTCAgtacagcagtgaagatctgcatgtaggacagcacaatgaaaacaaaacacccaaaCGTTAAACAGGCACCAATTCCTGTAATCCCAGCTTCCCTGAGGTAGaagtcagagcaggagagcttgaggatctgggggatttcacagaagaactggtccactgtgttgccttggcagagtggaATGGAAAATGTACTAGCAGTGTGCAGAACTCCACAGAGAAAGCCGctgccccaggcagctgctgccattctgacacaagctctgctgtccatgattgtgccatagtgcaggggtctgcagatggcaacatagcggtcataggccatgacagtgaggagagaatactctgctgaaaacaagaagaCAACCAGAAAGACCTGGGCAGTGCATCCTGAGTAGGATATGGCCCTAGTGTTCCAGAGGGAATTGaccatggatttggggacagtggtggagataGAGCTGAGGTCAAGgagggagaggttgaggaggaagaagtacatgggggtgtggaggcgGTGGTCACAGGCtatggctgtgatgatgaggccgttgcccaggagagcagccaggtagatgcccaggaaaagcaggaagtgcaagagctgcaacTCTCGTGTCACTGCAAatgtgaggaggaggaagccatTCAGGGAGCTCCCGTTGGACATTTGCTCGGCCTTGGTTCAGGGCACtgtccaaggaggaaaaggcacAGACAAGTTAGAACAGGCTTCTCTGAGTAAAGCCCACTGCACTCCTCATAGCACTCCCCCCGCATTGCTTCTCTCCTTTACCTTGTTCAGCTTCTTTTCTAACCTGTGCTTTGTGTGTAGTGCCAGGACCTCTGCCCACGGGCCCCAGAGGAGTCAGCCTGGCTCTGTGGGGGGACACAAATGGAGGTGTCAGACTGCCCTGTATGTTTGCTGGGGATACCTGGGGATGGGCACCATGAGCTGAGTGAAGGGAAATCCATTCTGGTGACCGGGGAGGAACATTCTCTTTTCAGCACTGAGAGAGATGAATACAGCACTCAGGGCAGCTGTGTCTGAAAGCCAAGTTTGTTGTGAGGGATTCATGTTCCCCAAACTTGCCCTCTTGAACAAGGGTGTCTGTATCTGGATCAGTTGCACCAGCTCCCATTCCAGCAAGGAAAAGACACAGTGCAGAAAAGGCAGGGGCTGACCCAACCCTTCCTAGACATCTCTGTCCCACTGAGACGGAATCTGCCCTCACAGCAGTTTACCATCTTCACAGCAGTTTACCATCTTCATTCTTTCTCCGGACACTGTATTTGAGTGGGAAGTCGCTGCCTCCTTAAccccagagagcaggagagcaagaACTAAACTAACACAGAGAGGTGAAGAAACAAGGAGCAACAAGGTGATGCTCCTACCAGAGGGAAAGCAAGGAGCGAGACACAGATAAGCACTCATGAAAGCTCACGAAAGTCTTCACCCTCCTGAGCACACCACTTCCCAGATGGCAACATCGCAGGACAGTCGCTCTCGGCCCCTTTGACACATAGTGGAAATGGGCACGTTGCAGGAGACATGCCCCTACCCTCTGCTGGAGTTGTGGCTGCTGAGGAGGGGGCTCATGCCCTGGACCCCCCGACCTTGAGGGTAGGGGCTCTGTAGGTGGTAGAGCAGACACAGGGGGCTTAATTAGAGGAAGCTATCTGCAATGAAGGGGAAGACAGGGAGATCTCCAAATTgtccccccaacacacacacatgcacgcacattTATGCTTCCAGTTTCCTCCCATTCGCTGATCATATCTTAACCACTCAgagcttttcctcctgggagctgtttctctctcctaTGTCTTTTCCCTGCCAGCACTCTGCAAACAGTAGGTAAATGAAAGCACAGACTCAGCAGAGACCTTGTCTTTAAGGTAACCCTTGTCCCTGCCTTGAGTGTTGTCTAGAAAAGGCCTGTTGGACATATTGTGGGGGTGAGCTGGAGCTGAGAGCACTCCTGACCCACGCAGCACCCTCTCAGCTGGAGAAGGAACATGCACTGCTGAGGGTCACTCCTCCCACCCAGAGCTTCTTcccacagcactgtggggagCTCCCTGGGCAGGCTGAGTACTGACCCTCGCAGGTGGCACAGTCTCTGCCCTGGACACACAAGACTCTGGGGTGCCGGGTCACTGTTCTGAGTCACAAACCCGGGCAGATCTGGCTGCCCTCCCTGGCTTCACAGCCCTGCACTGTCCCATCTTGCCCCATCCCTCTGGCTGTACACCAATGAATGCCTGCTCTAAAGCACCACCTACTCCACACAAgagaagctgggagagctgccCTGAGAGAccctttcagctgtggaaggttccagctgcagaagaacctgccaggaaccacagcagcaatgtggccctgcagccagagacttactgtgTCAAAGGCTGTGAAGATCTCTCCCTGTAGAGAGCTCTCAGCTGTCCTCCCCTTCCCAATCATCTTTAGCTTCTGAGTCACTCATCTCATCCTGGTGCCTGCAAGCAGTGCCTTGAATCTTGCTGCTCCtttaagaggagctgctcctggacacaGGTGTCTCTCTGCAGTGTCTGCCAGGTTGCCATGGGCTCCTGCAGTCCCAGGAGTAAGGCCCAGCTCAGGAGCAAAGATCCAGCTGAAGACATGACTTTCTTTGTCCCCTGCGCACCCTCACGATGTTCCCAGGGCTCCAGGGCTGACAGTTCCTGAAAGGTAGCAAGGTCACCCCGGAGAAATGTCCACTGAAGTAGACTAAAGGCTTTTCCAGTGGTCCCTGTCTAAACAGCAGGGAGAGATGTAGTCCAGCACTGCAGTTGGTCTCATCAGAGGATGGTTATCTATGAGACGCGCAAATGTCCCACTCTGGAAAGTCTGGCTCCCATCTCACAAGAAGACAGGACACCTACACAGGGACAAGGAGGGAGTTCATTTACTTGTGATTCAGGGACTGATTTGGAGGAGTTAGTCTAACCTACCTATGCCATTGAGAAGCACCTGGGTTGGAGTGGGATTCAGTTCCCTTCTGTGCACTCCACAAACTTGTAGGACATGGGATTCGCCTTGCCCAAGTATGGGGTGCACAAAATGCCTGTCTGCATGGGAGCTCCTTGTCTAAGGTGCCATTGTAGTCAGGGGAGAGGGAGTACAGGAGTCAGCTGTGCACCAAGAAGTGCCTTCTCACACTTGAGATGCCAGAGGTGGTCCAAGGCATGTGTCACTGTGCCTGCTCTGATGGAGCTACTATGAGACCCACATCCTTCTAGAGCGTCAGCTGGCGACCAAGTGGAGATTCTCCTTGGCCATCTGAAAGGACACCTGCTACCTACTACTGCAAGAGCTCTGCTCACTCTGAAGCCCAGACACATGCAGATCCCAACACTGCAAAGACCTTATGTAATTCTGTGCATGCACTTGATTCAATGCAATGGCAAGAGGCCTGCAGAGCCATGTCAGGTGTAGGGCATGCAGCACAACCACCATGTTTCTAGCAGGCACAGCACAGGACCTACAGGAAAATCATGCCCTTTTGGAGGGGCTGCTGGGCAAACACCCCGTGGCACCTTGGATTTCCTACTTCTTCCCAGATTCCCACCACTGCCTTCAGGAAAAGTCCATCCCGCCTACATCCCAGCATGCTGCAATGATGGAAGGCACATCATGCCAAGGTCTCCACACATATGCCTATATTCTCCTTTCTGCAAACCTTTTCTGATTCCCACTGATATGAACAGGGACTGTGCTAAGGATGCAACCACACCACGGCTTGATTGCTGGCTGTGCAGGCCCAGGGACTTTCCCAATGGCGCCTTGTCCTTCCTGGACatccagtcattccatcacaggCCCTAAGGCCTGTTGGCCTGTTCCTGAAGTCATGGTGGGCATCAAATACCTCTCCTGCCACAGCTGCACAGCTCAACTCTGTTTCTGCCTGGCCTTGGGTACTGCAGGGTTTACTCTCTTAGTGGGCGCCTCATCATTACATCACTACCTGCTATCTCTGTCAGCAGGTGTCTGCTTTGAAGTGGGACCTTTGCATTTGGTGTCCTTGGCTCACAGAGACAAGCctgtgctcagccctggtgccacAGCTGAGGCTCTGCAGCCCCAATATACACAAATGCACAAAGCCTGGGGCAGCAACAGCAGGAGCTAGAGATGTCCAGGCTATCACAGAACTGCCACATTTTGAAGCACCATGATTCTCATGGGGAGACTTTAAGCTCCCTGATTATCAATGGGAGGACAATGCAGCAGGGGTCAAACAATCCAGGAGGATTCTGGAGGGTATGTGGGACAATTTCCTAGCACAACTAAGCCAGATATATCAACAAGGCTGATGCTTTCCCGGACTTGACACCtgcaaacaaggaagaactgatCAGAGATGACCTACACAGTGTCAGCCTTGCCTGCAGTGGCCCTGAAGTAGTGAAGTTCCAGATCCAGAGGGgaatgaggaggaagagtggcAGAGTCCAGACTCTGGAAGTTAGAAGAACGGACTTGACCTACTACAGGGACTAGTGGGAGGATCCCATTGGAGGCAgcttggaaaggcagaggagctcaggaaagctggcaggtcTGAAAGAACAGCATCCTCCAAGCTCGAGAATGGCCATGCTGATATCAAGAGAGCAAGCAGACATCTCAGAAGACAGGCAGCTGAACAGAGAACTCATAGctaaaaatgatagaaaaatgtGGCACCCAGGAatgggaagcagggagaggctgcgAAGGAGCAATTTAGAAATACTATCCAGGGAAGTCAGGAAGCAGCTAGAAAAGCTAATGCTGCTCTAGGCAGAcacttgcaagggatgtcaagggcACAAAGATGAGCTCCTATTGCttgagcaaaagagaaagaataacaaGGGAAATGTTGGCGCATGGCTGAATGGGTCAGGGAATCTGGTAACAGCAGACACAGACAGGTCTGGGGAACTCTAtacctttgcttcagtctccaCCAACAAGGTCTGCCAGGCCACAGTGCCTGGAGTCAGGActcctgaggagaaaaacaaccaGCAGTGCCAAAGGCTTGAGTCAGAAATTACTTGAAAGACCAATAATGTATGGTATTGGATGGGTTGCATCTGAGGATGCTGAGAGCTGGCACTATCTTGCAAGGCCTCTCTTTATCTTCTTTAGGGTGTTATGGAGATAGGGGAGGTGCCAATGACTTCAGAAAGGCAAGtgtcatatttaaaaaaggCCGTAAGGATACCTGGGGAACTACAGACTGTTCAGCTTCGCTTTGATGAAGAGAATGTCCTGGAACAATGTCATGTTCTCTCTGACCACATTTCTGGgtaaacaaaggagaaaagggggaaagggaacaCTCTGCATGGAGTTCCCGAGCATAAATCATGCTTCACCAGCCTGATGGCCTTCTATGTTAACAGAATTGTATTTGCGCATGAACAGAGAACAGTGAATGCCAGTTTCCTTGAATTTAGGAAGGCTTTTGACGTTTTATCTCCTAGTATACTACCGTACAAGTTAGGACTTCATGGTGTGAATGGGTGGATAAACAAATGGTCAAAGAACTGGTTGCATGACTGGTCTCAGAGGGCAGTGGTGAAGGGGTAGTATTTCCTTTCGGGAGAGACCTGTCCTATTTAAAACCTTTATGAATGGCCTGGAAGGAGCAACTTTCATCACATTCATAGGTGACTCCAAACTGGGTGAGGGGCACCAGTCTTATGCTGGAGGCTGCCACTGAGAAGGCCCTAGACAGGCAGGAGGAATGGGCTGTCAGGAATCTCATGAAACCCAGCAAGGAGAAATGCCAGGTCCTTGTACCTGGGACACACCAACACCCTGCAGAGATACAGGCTGGAGACTGAGTAGACATGGAGCAGATCTTTGAAAAAGGATGTGAGAATTCTGGCAGAGAGTAGGCAAAACATGAATCAGTCATGTGGCCAGGCAGgaaagaaggccaacagtatcctgggctgTACAAACAAGAGTGCAGCCAGCAGGTCAATGGAGGTGATTATCCCTTTCTGCTTGGTACTTGTTATACAATTTGTACAATACTGTGCCCAGTTTTTGGCCCCCAATACGAGGTCCTTGTATGAGGATGACATCAAGAAGATGCAGCCACGCTTTTCATTATGGTGACAATCTGAAGGTTGAGA
This genomic interval carries:
- the LOC134154524 gene encoding olfactory receptor 14A16-like yields the protein MSNGSSLNGFLLLTFAVTRELQLLHFLLFLGIYLAALLGNGLIITAIACDHRLHTPMYFFLLNLSLLDLSSISTTVPKSMVNSLWNTRAISYSGCTAQVFLVVFLFSAEYSLLTVMAYDRYVAICRPLHYGTIMDSRACVRMAAAAWGSGFLCGVLHTASTFSIPLCQGNTVDQFFCEIPQILKLSCSDFYLREAGITGIGACLTFGCFVFIVLSYMQIFTAVLRIPAEHGRHKAFSMCLPHLAVVSLLVSTGLFAYLKPPSISSPALDVVVTVLYSVVPQTMNPLIYSMRNKELQEAVRKLLRRKKYMGVWRI